A window of the Branchiostoma lanceolatum isolate klBraLanc5 chromosome 13, klBraLanc5.hap2, whole genome shotgun sequence genome harbors these coding sequences:
- the LOC136447250 gene encoding 2-Hydroxyacid oxidase 2-like, whose translation MALTRSRWIFLQVDVLPDIVRAVEGKAEVYLDGGVRTGTDVLKALALGARCVFIGRPALWGLAHNGAEGVQQVLQILTDELSLAMARTGCAKISDIQPSLVVHQSYYGITAVKAVPKSRY comes from the exons ATGGCATTAACAAGGAGTAGATGGATATTTCTACAGGTTGACGTCCTGCCCGACATCGTCCGTGCGGTTGAAGGTAAGGCGGAGGTTTACCTGGACGGAGGGGTCCGGACTGGGACGGACGTGCTGAAGGCCTTGGCGCTGGGGGCCAGATGTGTGTTCATCGGCAGGCCTGCACTCTGGGGACTCGCACACAAT GGCGCAGAAGGAGTCCAGCAGGTTCTTCAGATTCTGACAGATGAACTCAGTCTGGCCATGGCCAGGACAG GATGTGCCAAGATATCCGACATCCAGCCGTCACTTGTTGTGCACCAGTCGTACTATGGCATAACAGCTGTCAAAGCAGTACCGAAGTCCAGATATTGA